One window of Deltaproteobacteria bacterium genomic DNA carries:
- the hisF gene encoding imidazole glycerol phosphate synthase subunit HisF, with the protein MGIVKIMPCLDMKEGRVVKGVHFVDLKDAGDPIENAAFYQEEGADELAMLDIAATLENRGTRLEWVRNVSSVIDIPLTVGGGIACLEDFELVFEAGADMASVNSAAVANPDLVRQASAAFGKEKVTVAIDARRNASMPSGFELVVSGGTKPVGKDAVEWARRCEDLGAGVILPTSMDGDGTKAGYDLEYTKAISDAVSLPVVASGGAGTLEHFYEAVTLGGADTLLAASVFHYRILKIREVKEYLRGRGLEVIL; encoded by the coding sequence ATGGGTATCGTGAAGATCATGCCGTGCCTGGACATGAAGGAGGGAAGGGTGGTGAAGGGAGTCCACTTCGTTGACCTCAAGGACGCGGGGGACCCGATAGAAAACGCCGCCTTTTACCAGGAGGAGGGGGCCGACGAGCTCGCCATGCTCGACATAGCGGCCACCCTGGAGAACCGGGGAACACGCCTGGAGTGGGTGAGAAACGTCTCCTCCGTCATCGATATCCCCCTCACGGTGGGAGGGGGGATCGCGTGCCTGGAGGACTTCGAGCTCGTCTTCGAGGCGGGAGCCGATATGGCGTCGGTGAACAGCGCGGCCGTTGCCAACCCCGACCTGGTGCGCCAGGCCTCCGCGGCCTTCGGGAAGGAGAAGGTCACCGTCGCCATAGACGCCAGGAGGAACGCCTCCATGCCGTCGGGCTTCGAGCTGGTCGTCTCCGGGGGCACGAAGCCCGTGGGGAAGGATGCCGTCGAGTGGGCGCGGCGGTGCGAGGATCTCGGCGCCGGGGTGATTTTGCCCACGAGCATGGACGGGGACGGGACGAAGGCCGGGTACGACCTGGAGTACACGAAGGCCATCTCCGATGCCGTCTCCCTCCCGGTGGTTGCCTCCGGCGGCGCGGGAACCCTCGAGCACTTCTACGAGGCGGTGACGCTGGGCGGGGCAGACACCCTGCTCGCCGCATCCGTCTTCCACTACCGGATCCTGAAGATTCGGGAGGTGAAGGAGTACCTGCGCGGCAGGGGCCTGGAGGTTATTTTGTGA